In Oncorhynchus gorbuscha isolate QuinsamMale2020 ecotype Even-year linkage group LG26, OgorEven_v1.0, whole genome shotgun sequence, the DNA window ctaatcaatcatttagtcttcccacacctgttcccgatccttttccctgattagagtccctatttctctccttgttttccgttcctgccctgtcggatccttatctattgttcaccgtgctgtgtttgtgtatcgccctgtcgtgtcgtgtttccctcagatgctgcgtggtgagcaggtgtctgagtctgctaggttcaagtgccttcccaaggcaacctgctgttcaagatcgagtctccagtcggttctcgtcattacgagtggaagttgtgttttttgattgtattttactttactggattaaagactctgttttcgccaagtcgcttttgggtcctcattcacctgcataacagaaggatccgaccaagaatggacccagcgactatggattctctctactctactctcgagttccagggagcgatgctcggcagacacgagcaggaattgtctgctgctcggcatgccgttgagaccctggccgctcaggtctccgacctctcaagacagtatcagagtcttcgtctcgtgtcaccagctacttccggttcttccgagcctccggaacctagggttaataacccaccttgttattctgggcagcccactgagtgccgctcctttctcacccagtgtgatatcgtgttctctctccaacccaacacatactcaagagagagagctcggattgcctacgtcatatcactccttactggtcgggctcggcagtggggcacagctatctgggaggcaagcgctgagtgtactaacaattatctgaactttaaagaggagatgataagggtttttgatcgctcagtttttgggaaagaagcttcctggtccctgtcttccctatgtcaaggtaatcgatccataacggattactctatagagtttcgcactcttgctgcctccagtaactggaacgagcaggcgttgctcgctcgttttctggagggactccacgctaaggttaaggatgagattctctctcgggaggttccatccagcgtggattctttgattgaactcgctattcgcattgaacgacgggtagatcttcgtcaccgagctcatagaagagagctcgcgttaactgtgtctcccctctctccgacactaccgtctttccccactgactcaggtgttgagcccatgcagctgggggtattcgcatctcgactaaggagagggaacggagaatcaccaaccgcctctgtctctattgcggttccgctggtcattttgtcatgtcatgtccagttaaaggccagagctcatcagtaagcggagggcgactgataagcgctactagacggtcctctccgtcaagtacatgtactaccttaccggtccatctacgctggaccggatcggcagcttcctgcagtgcattaatagactctggggcagagggctgttttatggacgaagcctgggcgcgggaacatgacattcctctcagacagttagggagcccacggtcatgtttgccttggatggtagtcctctccccagtatattatgtgaaacactacctttaaccctcactgtatctggtaaccatagtgagaccatttctttttgattttttgttcaccttttacacctgttgttttgggtcatccctggctagtgtgtcataatccttcttttgattggtctagtggttctgtcctttcctggagcgtttcttgtcatgtgaagtgtttaatgtctgctatttctcctgtttgttctgtcccctcttctcaggaggaacctggtgatttgacaggagtgccggaggaatatcatggtctgcgcacggtcttcagtcggtccagaaccaactcccttcctcctcaccggtcgtatgattgttgttctgatctctttaagaagcgttttgcatccgctcctatccttgttgcacctgacgtcactaaacagtttattgttgaggttgacgcgtcgggggtgggcgtgggagccattctgtcccagcgctccgatactgacgatggggtccacccttgtgcgtatttttctgcttctgctcctggtcttgctgggtctcagtctgttccctgccatcgcatctctcctgttcttgttcctgcccttgctgtgtctcagtctgtccctagttgttactctcctggcctgtttggtcctgtttgctctaaagttttcagttctctacccgtgtctcatttttttttttagagtagtaccctagtttccctttttttcgtttttccgttacggtcctgaggagaggagttgggttctttctcgggacgtgctggaccgtttgatctatgatttcctccgttgccgccagtgttcccgatccttttccctgattcctcctcgagagcgccaggaggcgctcggtgagtggggggtactgtcatgttttgtcatatattgtcttgtcattatgctttcccttctgttcgtttccccctgctggtcttattaggttcgttccctttttctattcctctctctccccctccctctctctcttctctctatcgttccgttcctgctcccagctgttcctattcccctaatcaatcatttagtcttcccacacctgttcccgatccttttccctgattagagtccctatttctctccttgttttccgttcctgccctgtcggatccttatctattgttcaccgtgctgtgtttgtgtatcgccctgtcgtgtcgtgtttcccacagatgctgcgtggtgagcaggtgtctgagtctgctaggttcaagtgccttcccgaggcaacctgctgttcaagatcgagtctccagtcggttctcgtcattacgagtggaagttgtgttttttgattgtattttactttactggattaaagactctgttttcgccaagtcgcttttgggtcctcattcacctgcataacaagaccACATATTCATtcccctacaggttatagaaaagagcagaagcactgaACTAGCTGTCCAGACCCAAGTCCTACCTACATACAGGTTAGGAAAAATGTGCTGttttagtatttctccagtaggtttcctgAAGGAGAAAGCCTCCACTTCTATTTCAAAGATAGTACAACAAAAACACCTTGTATGCAAaaacagtaaatactacagtatactacagtctacaaaaacactacagtaagtaCTATAGTATACCACAGTCTGAAAAAAccctacagtaaatactacagtatactaaagtCTACAAAAGCAGTACAGTAAATACTATAACCTGTAAAAACactacatgtacagtgccttgcgaaattattcggcccccttgaactttgcgaccttttgccacatttcaggcttcaaacataaagatataaaactgtatttttttgtgaagaatcaacaacatgtgggacacaatcatgaagtggaacgacatttattggatatttcaaacttttttaacaaatcaaaaactgaagaattgggcgtgcaaaattattcagcccccttaagttaatactttgtagcgccaccttttgctgcgattacagctgtaagtcgcttggggtatgtctctatcagttttgcacatcgagagactgaaatcttttcccattcctccttgcaaaacagctcgagctcagtgaggttggatggagagcatttgtgaacagcagttttcagttctttccacagattctcgattggattcaggtctggactttgacttggccattctaacacctggatatgtttatttttgaaccattccattgtagattttgctttatcttttggatcattgtcttgttggaagacaaatctccgtcccagtcccagtcccattcttccagaatggtcctgtatttggctccatccatcttcccatcaattttaaccatcttccctgtcccggctgaagaaaagcaggcccaaaccatgatgctgccaccaccatgtttgacagtgggggtgatgtattcagggtgatgagctgtgttgcttttacgccaaacataacgttttgcattgttgccaaaaagttcaattttggtttcatctgaccagagcaccttcttccacatgtttggtgtgtctcccaggtggcttgtggcaaactttaaacgacactttttatggatatctttaagaaatggctttcttcttgcctctcttccataaaggccagatttgtgcaatatacgactgattgttgtcctatggacagagtctcccacctcagctgtagatctctgcagttcatccagagtgatcatgggcctcttggctgcatctctgatcagtcttctccttgtatgagctgaaagtttagagggacggccaggtcttggtagatttgcagtggtctgatactccttccatttcaatattatcgcttgcacagtgctccttgggatgtttaaagcttgggaaatctttttgtatccaaatccggctttaaacttcttcacaacagtatctcggacctgcctggtgtattccttgttcttcatgatgctctctgcgcttttaacggacctctgagactatcacagtgcaggtgcatttatatgaagacttgattacacacaggtggattgtatttatcatcattagtcatttcgctcaacattggatcattcagagatccccactgaacttctggagagagtttgctgcactgaaagtaaaggggctgaataattttgcacgcccaatttttcagtttttgatttgttaaaaaagtttgaaatatccaataaatgtcgttccacttcatgattgtgtcccacttgttgttgattcttcacaaaaaaatacagttttatatctttatgtttgaagcctgaaatgtggcaaaagttcgcaaagttcaagggggccgaatactttcgcaaggcactgtattagtatagtatatactacagttttattttactacagtatacagtgtactacagtaaacactacagtgaatactacagtatttataccctAGAATACTTTCGTATTTTTTAATCCAGGTTGTGGAACAAGTGGTCACAAGGTGTCAAATTATAGTTTAGAGACCAGACTACACatttttaaatttgattttttatttactTCGGAAATAAGACTCAAAACAACACAGAAATAATACAAAGATATTGAGTATTTACAGTGCTAGTCCTCCACTGGCAGCTATATAACAGGATTTTTTTATGGTATAGACTTGATCCAAATAAATTCCTGGTGACGACCAGTAAGCTGCCTGATACATAAAACATATATGTCCTTTAGACCTTTTAAGTGACCTACAGAACACTTACAAGCAAACATTTAAAATATAATAAGAAATAAACACAGGCTGTGCACAAGGTCTTGTCCATGTTGAAAAGGCCGTCAGACAAGGCAGCATTGGCAGCTTTAGGGGGAGAAAGTGGTTGTGGTCTCGGTTTCCATGGCGACCGCTGAACTCCTCCTCTTTCCGCAGGTGTACTGGAAGAATCTCTCCTGGCTCATACAGCCCAGATCCTTCAGCAGCTTCAGGAGGTCGCGGCGGAACTTCACCCCGATGAACGCGTACACAAAGGGGTTGAGGCAGCACCTCATGAAagccaggcactgggtgatgtcAGAGGCGTAGAGGAGGCTGTTGTCGTAGAGGCAGTCCTTGCTGCCCCCGTTAGCTGTGTCGAGAGTGGTCAGCAGCAGTACCAGATTATAGGGCACCTGGCAGAGCAGGAAGACCGCCACCACAGCGAAGATCACCTTGATGGCCTTGTTCTTCTCAAAGCTCCGGGCCTGGCACAGGGTCTTCACAATGGCGCCGTAACAAAAGGCCATGATTAGGAGTGGCAGAACAAACCCCAGGACCATCTGGCTCACCTGGATGCCCACGCGCACCTGGTCTGAGCCGGCGGTGTAGGGGGTGCAGGTCTTGTTGCTGATGTTGGTGTAGGACATCTCGGGCACAGAGAAGACCAGCGCCATCACCCAGATGACCACAGAGGTCACCTTGCTAATGAACACGGCCGTGGAGCGGTGGCGGTGGGCAGAGACGGCCTTGGAGATGGCGAAGTACCTGTCAGAAAAATGACAAAAAGTAGGCTTTATAAAGTAGGCTCATATATCTGCTCATATATTCAAATATTTACAGAGATAGGAGCAGATCAGCCTATTAGGTCACAGCAGAGATAGGAGCAGATCAGCCTATTAGGTCACAGCAGATATAGGAGCAGATCAGCCTATTAGGTCACAGCAGAGATAGGAGCAGATCATCCTATTAGGTCCCAGCAGAGATAGGAGCAGATCAGCCTATTAGGTCACAGCAGAGATAGGAGCAGATCAGCCTATTAGGTCACAGCAGGACGCACACTGAAACACGTTTCAATCAGGCTTTTATTTAACCAAGTTAGTCTTTGAGAACGCGTTCGCATTTGCAATAACATACCTGTCCACGCTGatggaggtgaggaggaacaTGCCGCTGTAGAAGCTGACCTTATAGATGGTGTGCATGACCTTGCAGATGAACAGCCCCAGCACCCATTCCGTCATGGAGTTGGTCGCCCAGAGGGGCAGCGACACGGCAAACAGCAGGTCGGCGACGGACAGGCTGAGCAGGAACACATCGGTCCCGGTCTTCAGCCGGTTGAAGTAGACGTAGGTACCGATCACCAGGATGTTACCGACCAGACCGAGGAAGCAGATGAGGGAGTAGAAGGTGGGCATGAACCAGGAGCGGAAGTGGCGGTTGGATTCCTTCTGGCATTGCTGGGTCCAATGATCATAATCCAAGTCAGTCTTGTCTGTGGGGTAATCAGTGTAATCAGTGATGAACTCTGTGGTCACGTTTTCGTTCTGAGAGAAGCAAGTCTGGGGAAAAAAAGACAAAATGGGACATACTATAAATCAGGATAATTGATGGTTGACTGGTGTAATCGAACGCCTTGAATACTAATGAAATGTCATTCAAATAGATTAGTGTTCAGGATCAGGGAACTGGGTCCAAAATGAAGCCGACACAATGTACCCTGCATCTGGCCCCTTGATAAACTGGCATGCTTTCAGATGAGCATACCACTTCCTGAGAGGAAGTTGTGTTATACAGTATGCCATTGACTGAAAGACTGTGGTTAGTACCAGTGTAGTGTTTGTGCGTTTCTGTGGGTAGAGTTCGTGTCATGTTATTAAGTGAGTTGTCAACATGTCATTAAAATGATTGTCCAAAAAAATGATTTCAAAAGACTATTAATACTTCACACAAATGATATTGTATGATGTGGTATACTGAAGACTGTGTTCGTCCATGGTTCTTACCTCAAAGTAGGTCCAGATCAACAGAGCTGGTACTAAGATTCGTGTATCTGAAAATCAGATAAGGTGTGGTTAAAGCTCTAGAGTACCAGTTGATCAATAAATAGACTGATATGTTACAGTAGTTGACTATAAGAACAACCTTTGGAAAGAGTTCAAGACACGTCACTTATGAGGCTACATAGGAGTTGATGTCCCTTGTTATTAGCATATATTGTTTTTGCAAGTGTCAATAGTGAATTTGAGTTGTCTCAACTGTTGGGTATTTAGCTTGTACCGCAGGGTTCCCCAATAAGTGGCCAACAGGCCAAATTCATCCCACCGGTGATAtatttggccccccaagttttctgagcataACGTGTTTGTTGTTGGACATCAAACACTGGAAAATCACCAGGGAATCAGCATTAGCAGTATCTCAATGTattcaaggtttgaaatgattctgCTTTTGTCAAATACTATATCTGTTTGGGAGTTAATTGTGCAGTGTACAAATCATATATAACTATGTtcctgaccatccactcaaggAAAAATATTCACTCGGATGAATGTAATTGAGGACCCCTGTTGTACAGTGTGCAACAAAAGACACAGCAGGACATCTGGTGGTAACAGAAAGGGATGCACCGATTGATCGGTTGTCCAAAGATATCATAGCATACCCAAATATGGAAAGCATTAAATCAATCTTCTCTTTTTTAAGAGACaaaaagaaacaaagaaacaaaacaaaaacgacTTTTTAAAAATCCCCCTTTGACTCATCGCACGATCAGAAAACTGGAAATTCTCAAACCTTCAAAACAGAAGTGACTCGGTTACAAAACGTGTCGTGAGTgaactggggctgtacctgcaaACCTCTCAGTCTTACAAACCTGGTTCAAGTTTCCGTATTTCTATGCTCAATTGATTTGAAACGCTTAAAAAAGTCAATTAACATTTCAAAAATCATGAATTGAAACAAGGGCAGCAGATGTCAGAGATTCACAGATATTGTGTTAATAATATAGAAGTAAAAGCTCAATTGAATGATTCTAGCCTACGTAGCTATACAGCTGTATGGCTTGTATAGGTAAAGCTGAAAGGCTTTAGCTTTTCCATTTTAGCACCCTACACTATGTTCAACCAACGGAAGGAAGCACATTTACTATTTTCATATATGATTGTCTACATCCATGCAGCAATTGACTGGACGCACTGTTGTGCTAATCCTGCCCCGCAGTAGTGCCTTTTTAGTCATTTAATTCAATATAACCCCTACTTATACAACACAcatttatttatctatttatttattgGATTAATAAATCctacaacaaaaatgtatttatattcctTTTGATAAAAGTTGTTATTTGTTGAAAAATGACAGGAAGCTAATATCCCGTGAATACATAAActatttaacatttatttgaaaaatgatgacatgtatttttgttTAAATGTATGAAACATCGAAAGATGTGCTCTCACCTTTGACAGCGGTCATGTTGATTGAGAGTTACAACTGCACTTTCTCTCTGTACACAGGTTGTGAAAGTAGAGAGACAAGCCCGCTAGTCGAGATGAGGCTGTGTCAGGTGCTAGATTCCCCTTTGAACTAtactaaaaaaaaaaagtttaaaaaaagttAACACCTTTACTCCCCCGGGGTGTCTCGTGAAAAAAACAATGACAAGGAATGAGAGTAAATGCAAATGTTGTTGGTTTAACACACTGTGCAGAACCATTTGAGGTTTCATCATTTGTATGACAGTGTAGAGAGATAGAACTGCATCCCATAGAACTGGTAGAACTGATTCATTACCTATTGAACATTGCAGTTGAACTGCTGCATACAGCTATTGGACACTATGAGAGGAAATGAGTGTTCATGTTGTTCagcacagacactcagacacacaaaGATCTCAGTGGCCGCAGTGGTCGAGGGAAAATGTATCGCCTGGTTCTATTTTCAACCCGCAGTCACTCGAAAGATAACACCATTACGCTTGTGCTGTTGAGGCTTATTTTTCTTTGTAGTCTACACTGAAGAAAATGCTAGATCGGTTCATTGagaacacaatatatatataggtcCTAAATTGGTGTAGATTTGGTTTCTCACCTCGCCGTTACAACCCCATTACTTATCAATAGGCTTAGATGTTGATGAAATTTCCCGTGCCATCTCCGATTGAGATTACAGCTGATGTTGTATTAAAAGCCATTAGCCACCTtgattttaattgtattttgttAAACTTTGGTCTACCATTTTCTATTGTCTTCAGTTTATCCTCACCCCTGCCTGTACTTTCAGGTGG includes these proteins:
- the LOC124015735 gene encoding C-C chemokine receptor type 7-like encodes the protein MTAVKDTRILVPALLIWTYFETCFSQNENVTTEFITDYTDYPTDKTDLDYDHWTQQCQKESNRHFRSWFMPTFYSLICFLGLVGNILVIGTYVYFNRLKTGTDVFLLSLSVADLLFAVSLPLWATNSMTEWVLGLFICKVMHTIYKVSFYSGMFLLTSISVDRYFAISKAVSAHRHRSTAVFISKVTSVVIWVMALVFSVPEMSYTNISNKTCTPYTAGSDQVRVGIQVSQMVLGFVLPLLIMAFCYGAIVKTLCQARSFEKNKAIKVIFAVVAVFLLCQVPYNLVLLLTTLDTANGGSKDCLYDNSLLYASDITQCLAFMRCCLNPFVYAFIGVKFRRDLLKLLKDLGCMSQERFFQYTCGKRRSSAVAMETETTTTFSP